Within the Bacteroidales bacterium genome, the region CGAATCATTTATAAACGAATTCTTGGAAAATGGATAAAAATCATCTTTTAGAGACAAATTCCGGGCATTAAGACTTTATGGCAGACGAAACCATATTAACCATACTTTCTGAGTGGAAAAGCGAATTTGAAGCCACACTGACCAAAAATAACTCACTTGGCATTGCTCTTTTCAATATTGAAGGGGAGTTGCTTTATGCAAACCATTTCATGAAAAGTTTTTTCAAACCAAAATTTGGTTCTTGTTTGTAAAATATTATATTTGCGCGATATAACATTTTAATTAATCTAATTATGAAAGAAGGTACAGTAAAATTTTTCAATGAAGTCAAGAAATTCGGCTTCATTAAAGACAAAGATTCAGACAACGAATACTTCGTCCATGTTTCAGATCTTATTGATGACATTCAGGAAAATGACGAGGTGACTTTTGAAGCAAAAGAAGGAGAAAAAGGATTATATGCGGTAAATGTCAAACGGGTATAAAAAGATAGAGCGTTTTTATTTATCCATTATAAAATCCTTAGCTTCACATTTTTTTGTGAAGCTTTTTTTGTTTCAAGCCTACTTATAAACTTGGTGTTCTAACCTGCATCATTCAAAAACGAATCCCGCTGGTAAGCGGGAACGTTTTTGAATGTGGGATGGTTTGCGGGGTGGATGCAGGCAACCCCGCATTAGAAAAACCGGCTTTTTGCGAAATTTATTGAAGCAAAAAGCCAGGTTTTTCAATAGCGTCAGAATTATTCTAGAATAATTCGGGCTAAAATAGGGTGTTAATCAAGAATTTTTATAAAAATCCCTTTAATTAAACCCGAAAAATTATTTTTGATGCGTTCGATGTTTGTTATTGTCTCTTAAGTTATGTCGTGTATTACATTTATGCTATGAGTTTCCCCTATATCAATCAAATGAAAGAAGCATCAAAAAAGGGATTGTTTCTGATCCTGTCATTTATCAGTATTGGTTTTCTTGGTTTGACAACCTCTTCCTGCACCGTTGATGCCGATCCCTCAGTTAAGCAAAAAGAAAAAATTGTTGTAGGAGCTGATTATGACTACAAACCTTTTACTTACCTTGATAATACTGGTCAGGAAAAAGGATTCGATGTGGACATCATAAAATCCATTGCTGATAAAAATAATTGGGAGTTGGAGTTTCGATTTACAGAATGGGATCAGGCATTAAAAAATCTTGAAGAGGGCAAAGTTGATTTACTCCTTTCTGTTCTTTATACAGATCAACGGGATACAATGTATGATTATACCATTCCTTACAATGAAGATTACTACGGAATATTTGTTAGGGAGAATTCTGAGGTAAAAGATGTGTCAGACCTTTCGCAAAAACAAATTATTACATTAGAAGGAGATGCATCGATAACAAGGTTTATAAAACCCATGGCGCTTTTTACAAACACAACATTGGTCAAGTCTTTGCCCGAAGCAATTCGGCTTCTTTCCGAAGGAGAGGACGATGCAGTCCTTGCGCCATATTCGATTGGCATGGAGGCGATTGAAGATTTGCAAATTAGAAATGTTGAGGTAGTGGGTCCTTCTATAATGCCCATTCTCTATCGTTTTGCAGTGAAAGAGGGAGATTCAAACCTTCTTTCTGTGCTAAATGACGGAATTGATCATGTAAAAGCTTCAGGTAAAAGAGAAGAATTTCTTAAAAAATGGAATTTTCATAAACGAAATGAAGTTTCCCTGATGAAAGTTATTCGGTATGTAGGGATTGGATTAATCCCTTTCTTTCTTACAATAGCTCTTTTCATTTTATGGACGAAAACACTGAGAAGAAACGTAGCAAAACAAACCAAAGTTTTGCAGAAAAAAACAGCGACTCTGGAAAAACTCAATGCCACCAAAGACAAACTTTTTTCAGTAATTGGACATGATCTGAGATCACCGTTCAACAGCATTCTGGGGTATTCTGATTTATTGATAAACAACAAAAACAAATATAGCGATGACAAATTGAAATATTTCTCAAAAAGCATCCATTCAACAGCAGAAAAAACACTTGATCTGCTCGATAATCTGCTTTGCTGGGCAAAATCACAGACAGGACAGATCAAATACCAACCAGAAAAAATCAGATTAGAAGAAGTAATTGCTCAGACGGTCAATTTCACCACTCCCTCGGCAAGCATAAAAAACATTTCCTTAAATC harbors:
- a CDS encoding cold shock domain-containing protein; this encodes MKEGTVKFFNEVKKFGFIKDKDSDNEYFVHVSDLIDDIQENDEVTFEAKEGEKGLYAVNVKRV
- a CDS encoding transporter substrate-binding domain-containing protein gives rise to the protein MKEASKKGLFLILSFISIGFLGLTTSSCTVDADPSVKQKEKIVVGADYDYKPFTYLDNTGQEKGFDVDIIKSIADKNNWELEFRFTEWDQALKNLEEGKVDLLLSVLYTDQRDTMYDYTIPYNEDYYGIFVRENSEVKDVSDLSQKQIITLEGDASITRFIKPMALFTNTTLVKSLPEAIRLLSEGEDDAVLAPYSIGMEAIEDLQIRNVEVVGPSIMPILYRFAVKEGDSNLLSVLNDGIDHVKASGKREEFLKKWNFHKRNEVSLMKVIRYVGIGLIPFFLTIALFILWTKTLRRNVAKQTKVLQKKTATLEKLNATKDKLFSVIGHDLRSPFNSILGYSDLLINNKNKYSDDKLKYFSKSIHSTAEKTLDLLDNLLCWAKSQTGQIKYQPEKIRLEEVIAQTVNFTTPSASIKNISLNHIPNHETEIHADRNMLKTILRNLISNAIKFTHSSGKVDIYSILGKNEVEITVSDNGTGMDEDTRKNIFQADANISSKGTENENGTGLGLILCKEFVEVHGGKIWVESEPGKGSDFHFTMPL